A part of Plasmodium sp. gorilla clade G2 genome assembly, chromosome: 8 genomic DNA contains:
- a CDS encoding small heat shock protein HSP20, putative encodes MSCLCSGSTDQGEMKIAPPDYRIDMKEKPSIPKSRNALVNPNTVLEIEPDNNLKKQITFRPKVDIMYDADKCEAILVLDIPGFKIEDIDVEIGEGMLTVAGPRSQTELFETYGDSLVLHAKEREVGYFKRIFKLPNNILDDTAKATYKNGILEIKMECKQFSDMHKVTINQG; translated from the exons aTGAGTTGTCTTTGTTCTGGTTCTACTGACCAAGGAGAAATGAAAATTGCTCCTCCTGATTATAGAATAGATATg aaaGAGAAACCATCTATTCCTAAGAGCAGAAATGCGCTAGTAAATCCAAACACAGTATTGGAAATCGAGCCTGACAATAACTTGAAGAAACAAATTACATTTAGACCTAAAGTCGATATAATGTATGATGCAGATAAATGTGAAGCTATATTAGTTTTAGATATTCCAGGATTTAAAATAGAAGATATAGATGTAGAAATAGGGGAAGGCATGCTAACTGTGGCTGGTCCAAGATCCCAAACAGAATTATTCGAAACATATGGAGATAGTTTAGTTCTACATGCAAAGGAAAGAGAAGTTGGTTATTtcaaaagaatatttaaattaccaaataatatattagacGATACTGCAAAGGCGACATATAAAAATg gTATTTTGGAAATAAAAATGGAGTGCAAACAATTTTCTGATATGCACAAGGTTACAATTAATCAAGGTTaa
- a CDS encoding meiotic recombination protein DMC1, putative has product MATLPSSKSTSKVAITSEVEEEVIKDHTFQEIEKLQDLGINAADINKLKGSGYCTILSLIQTTKKELCNVKGISEAKVDKILEVASKIENCSSFITANELVQKRSRVLKITTGSTIFDQTLGGGIESMCITELFGENRCGKTQVCHTLAVTAQLPKSLNGGNGKVCYIDTEGTFRPEKVCKIAERYGLDGEAVLDNILYARAFTHEHLYQLLAISAAKMCEEPFALLVVDSIISLFRVDFSGRGELSERQQKLNKTMSILSKLGEQFNIAILITNQVMSDPGATMTFIANPMKPVGGHVIGHASTIRLSLRKGKGDQRVCKVYDAPNLPEVECIFQLSDNGVIDATD; this is encoded by the exons atggcAACATTACCATCAAGTAAATCAACTAGTAAAGTAGCTATAACATCAGAAGTAGAGGAAGAAGTGATAAAGGACCACACATTTCAAGAAATA gaAAAATTACAAGACTTGGGAATAAACGCTGCAGAcataaacaaattaaaagGAAGCGGTTATTGCACCATCCTTTCTTTAATTCAgacaacaaaaaaagaattatgtaACGTTAAGGGTATATCTGAAGCTAAGGTTGATAAAATATTAGAGGTTGCTTCAAAGATAGAAAATTGTTCGAGTTTTATTACAGCTAATGAATTAGTTCAAAAAAGGAGTAGAGTATTAAAGATAACAACAGGAAGTACAATCTTTGATCAAACACTAGGAGGTGGAATAGAAAGTATGTGTATTACCGAATTGTTTGGAGAAAACAGATGTGGAAAGACTCAAGTATGTCATACCTTAGCTGTTACGGCTCAGTTGCCAAAAAGTCTTAATGGGGGCAACGGCAAG GTTTGCTATATTGATACTGAAGGAACTTTCAGACCTGAAAAAGTTTGTAAGATTGCCGAAAGATATGGATTAGATGGTGAAGCAGTATtagataatattttatatgctAGAGCTTTTACACATGAACATTTGTATCAACTACTAGCCATATCTGCAGCGAAa ATGTGTGAAGAACCCTTTGCTCTTCTGGTAGTTGATTCGATTATTTCACTCTTTCGAGTTGATTTCAGTGGAAGAG gTGAATTATCTGAGAGGCAACAGAAATTAAACAAAACAATGTCTATTTTATCAAAACTAGGTGAACAATTCAATATAGCTATATTAATAACTAATCAGGTTATGTCCGATCCAGGAGCAACCATGACCTTTATAGCTAACCCAATGAAACCAg ttGGTGGGCATGTTATTGGTCATGCTTCGACCATAAGATTATCATTAAGAAAAGGCAAAGGAGACCAAAGAGTTTGCAAAGTTTATGATGCACCAAACCTACCTGAGGTGGAATGCATCTTTCAAtt ATCGGATAACGGTGTCATTGATGCAACAGAttaa
- a CDS encoding trafficking protein particle complex subunit 2-like protein, putative produces the protein MSIKSICYLGDNNDILFFYSIEENDEITSRFALYCTLNNIQKIIESNEKKSSEKKYDPYLGYVGINLSLFSSYKNYAYVIKIINLKIILTIDDSKNKYTDDILKSIFIKLHKIYADTVCNPFYTDTLETDTFLKKIKKLMETS, from the exons ATGTCTATAAAGAGCATATGTTATTTAggagataataatgatatcttatttttttattcaatcgaagaaaatgatgaaataacATCACGATTTGCTCTTTATTGCACTCTgaataatattcaaaaaataa ttgaatcaaatgaaaagaaaagcagcgaaaaaaaatatgaccCATATCTTGGATATGTAGGTATCAATCTTTCTCTTTTTAgttcttataaaaattatgcatatgtaattaaaattattaaccttaaaattatattaacaatTGATGATAGTAAAAATAAGTATACAGATGATATTCTCAAATCG atttttataaaattgcataaaatatatgcagACACAGTTTGTAACCCCTTCTATACAGATACTTTAGAAACAGatacttttttaaaaaaaatta aAAAATTAATGGAAACGTCATGA
- a CDS encoding chaperone protein ClpB1 yields MVNSIFFYFVIIGVIYIWDLTYSKKANIFLNKQDIFNIKNTNWDIYDKKRYFFIGNNHLKNEERFVPELKKDYKSQIKEHKNSSNGIIYHNNNTRLNYTINDNVNYDNNITSGINKKKKKTNDSSIHMKSSHFDNNNNNNNNSYEKIRNKNRFALFMSDEEYTINSDDYTEKAWEAISSLNKIGEKYDSAYVEAEMLLLALLNDSPDGLAQRILKESGIDTDLLVQEIDDYLKKQPKMPSGFGEQKILGRTLQTVLSTSKRLKKEFNDEYISIEHLLLSIISEDSKFTRPWLLKYNVNYEKVKKAVEKIRGKKKVTSKTPEMTYQALEKYSRDLTALARAGKLDPVIGRDNEIRRAIQILSRRTKNNPILLGDPGVGKTAIVEGLAIKIVQGDVPDSLKGRKLVSLDMSSLIAGAKYRGDFEERLKSILKEVQDAEGQVVMFIDEIHTVVGAGAVAEGALDAGNILKPMLARGELRCIGATTVSEYRQFIEKDKALERRFQQILVEQPSVDETISILRGLKERYEVHHGVRILDSALVQAAVLSDRYISYRFLPDKAIDLIDEAASNLKIQLSSKPIQLENIEKQLIQLEMEKISILGDKQKNLFNYASVGSTHNNNTTTNSSSSSSSTNSSAYGNGEESEPVVDYTKSPNFLKKRINEKEIDRLKMIDRIMSELRKEQRKILDSWSTEKSYVDNIRAIKERIDVVKIEIEKAERYFDLNRAAELRFETLPDLEKQLKKAEENYLNDIPEKSRILKDEVTSEDIVNIVSMSTGIRLNKLLKSEKEKILNLENELHKQIIGQDDAVRVVTKAVQRSRVGMNNPKRPIASLMFLGPTGVGKTELSKVLADVLFDTPEAVIHFDMSEYMEKHSISKLIGAAPGYVGYEQGGLLTDAVRKKPYSIILFDEIEKAHPDVYNLLLRVIDEGKLSDTKGNVANFRNTIIIFTSNLGSQSILDLANDPNKKEKIKEQVMKSVRETFRPEFYNRIDDHVIFDSLSKKELKEIANIEIRKVANRLFDKNFKITIDDAVFSYIVDKAYDPSFGARPLKRVIQSEIETEIAVRILDETFVENDTINISLKDQKLHFSKS; encoded by the coding sequence ATGGTTaatagtatttttttttattttgtaataattggtgttatatatatatgggaCTTAACATATAGTAAAAAagcaaatatttttttaaataaacaagatatatttaatataaaaaatacgaATTgggatatatatgataagaagagatatttttttattggaAATAATCATTTAAAGAATGAAGAAAGATTCGTTCCAGAATTAAAAAAGGATTATAAATCACAAATAAAAGAACATAAAAATTCATCAAATggtattatatatcataataataataccaGATTAAATTATACAATTAATGATAATGtcaattatgataataatataaccagtggtattaataaaaaaaaaaaaaaaactaacgATAGTAGTATACACATGAAAAGTTCtcattttgataataataataataataataacaatagttatgaaaaaattagaaaCAAAAATAGATTTGCTTTATTTATGAGCGATGAAGAATATACAATAAACTCAGATGATTACACAGAAAAAGCTTGGGAAGCTATTAGctcattaaataaaattggaGAAAAATATGATTCAGCCTATGTCGAAGCTGAAATGTTATTATTAGCTCTTCTGAATGATTCTCCTGATGGATTAGCTCAaagaatattaaaagaaagtGGTATTGATACTGATTTATTAGTTCAAGAAATTGatgattatttaaaaaaacaaccTAAAATGCCTAGTGGTTTTGgagaacaaaaaatattaggTAGAACCTTACAAACTGTATTAAGTACTAGTAaaagattaaaaaaagaatttaatgatgaatatatttctatagaACATCTACTTCTAAGTATCATTTCTGAAGATTCGAAATTTACTAGACCATggttattaaaatataatgtaaattatgaaaaagtTAAAAAAGCTGTCGAAAAAATtagaggaaaaaaaaaagttactTCTAAAACACCAGAAATGACATATCAAGCTCTAGAAAAATATAGTAGAGATCTAACAGCATTAGCAAGAGCAGGGAAATTAGATCCTGTTATAGGTAGAGATAATGAAATTAGAAGAGCCATACAAATCTTATCCAGAAGAACCAAAAATAATCCTATCTTATTAGGAGATCCGGGTGTTGGTAAAACAGCTATTGTTGAAGGATTAGCTATCAAAATCGTACAAGGAGATGTACCCGATTCTTTAAAAGGAAGAAAATTAGTATCATTAGATATGTCTTCTCTAATTGCTGGTGCAAAATATAGAGGTGATTTTGAAGAAAGACTGAAATCAATACTCAAAGAAGTACAAGATGCTGAAGGACAAGTTGTTATGTTTATAGATGAAATACATACTGTTGTAGGAGCAGGAGCAGTTGCAGAAGGGGCATTAGATGCaggtaatattttaaaaccCATGTTAGCTAGAGGTGAATTACGTTGTATTGGTGCTACAACTGTTAGTGAATATAGACAATTCATAGAAAAAGATAAAGCTTTAGAAAGAAGATTTCAACAAATTCTTGTTGAACAACCTAGTGTTGATGAAACCATTAGTATTTTAAGAGGTCTAAAAGAAAGATATGAAGTTCATCATGGTGTACGTATTTTAGATTCTGCATTAGTACAAGCTGCTGTTTTATCAGATCGTTATATTAGTTATAGATTCTTACCAGATAAAGCTATTGATCTAATTGATGAAGCTGCATCCAATCTTAAAATTCAATTATCTAGTAAACCTATTCAATTAGAAAATATAGAGAAACAACTTATACAGTTAgaaatggaaaaaatatCCATATTAGgagataaacaaaaaaatctATTTAATTATGCTAGTGTAGGTAGcacacataataataatactactactaatagtagtagtagtagtagtagcaCTAACTCGTCGGCATACGGAAACGGTGAAGAAAGTGAACCAGTTGTAGATTATACTAAGAGCCcaaactttttaaaaaaacgaattaatgaaaaagaaattgaTAGATTAAAAATGATCGATCGAATCATGAGCGAATTAAGAAAAGaacaaagaaaaattttAGATTCCTGGTCCACCGAAAAAAGCTATGTAGATAATATCAGAGCTATTAAAGAAAGAATAGATGTTGTTAAAATAGAAATTGAAAAAGCTGAAAGATATTTTGATTTAAATAGAGCTGCTGAATTGAGATTTGAAACATTACCAGATTTAGaaaaacaattaaaaaaagcaGAAGAAAATTATCTAAATGATATACCTGAAAAAAGTAGAATATTAAAAGATGAAGTTACAAGTGAAGATATTGTTAATATTGTTAGTATGTCAACTGGTATCagattaaataaattactaAAATccgaaaaagaaaaaattctTAATCTTGAAAATGAATTACATAAACAAATTATAGGACAAGATGATGCTGTACGTGTTGTAACAAAAGCGGTTCAAAGATCTAGGGTTGGAATGAATAACCCTAAAAGACCAATAGCATCTTTAATGTTTTTAGGACCAACAGGAGTAGGAAAAACTGAATTATCAAAGGTATTGGCAGATGTATTATTTGATACACCAGAAGCAGTAATTCATTTTGATATGTCTGAATATATGGAGAAGCATTCAATTAGTAAATTAATAGGTGCAGCTCCAGGTTATGTTGGTTATGAACAAGGAGGTTTATTAACAGATGCTGTGCGTAAAAAACCTTAttctataattttatttgatGAAATTGAAAAAGCTCATCCtgatgtatataatttattattaagagTTATAGATGAAGGGAAATTATCTGATACTAAAGGAAATGTAGCTAATTTTAGAAatacaattattatatttacatctAATTTAGGTAGTCAAAGTATACTAGATCTAGCAAATGAtccaaataaaaaagaaaaaatcaaAGAACAAGTAATGAAATCTGTAAGAGAAACATTCAGACCAGAATTTTATAACAGAATTGATGATCATGTTATATTTGATAGCTTatcaaaaaaagaattaaaagaaattgCAAATATTGAAATTAGAAAAGTAGCTAATCGTCtttttgataaaaattttaaaataactaTAGATGATGCTGTCTTCTCATATATAGTAGATAAAGCATATGATCCTTCTTTTGGTGCTAGACCACTTAAAAGAGTTATACAATCTGAAATAGAAACTGAAATTGCTGTTAGAATATTAGATGAAACTTTTGTAGAAAATGatactattaatatatctCTCAAGGATCAGAAGTTGCACTTTTCAAAGagttaa
- a CDS encoding adenylate kinase 2: MGSCYSRKNKVSTISSDEENTIKKKKKNIYILNGACGSGKDTQCRLIEKKYDYKIICISELLKEYQEEYNKGNVSNEEENYFDEIQKCMKDGSLVNDKIVIHIFLKKLNKYINDDKYNGIIINGFPRNYEQALLIKQNNINITNFINIQVEKDTLWRRINNRIIDPITNISYNENIIQLIKKKREGHKLSDEEEQQLILDNQIYNNISNDILERLIKREDDEEQVFNKRFQLYIESEEKINSLFKNIYKNVDGEKLINDIFDQICVIIDNNPN, translated from the coding sequence ATGGGATCATGTTATAgcagaaaaaataaagtatcAACTATATCATCAGATGAAGAAAACacaatcaaaaaaaaaaaaaaaaatatatatattttaaatggaGCATGTGGGTCAGGAAAAGATACACAATGCAgattaatagaaaaaaaatacgattataaaataatttgtatCAGTGagttattaaaagaatatcaagaagaatataataaaggaaatgtatcaaatgaagaagaaaattattttgatgAAATACAAAAGTGTATGAAAGATGGATCTTTagtaaatgataaaattgttatacatatatttcttaaaaagttgaataaatatataaatgatgataaatataatggtattataataaatggtTTTCCTAGAAATTATGAACAAGCTTTATTAATTAAacaaaacaatataaatataacaaattttataaatatacaagtAGAAAAAGATACTCTATGGAGaagaataaataatagaATTATCGATCCAATTACAAATATAagttataatgaaaatattatacaactcattaaaaaaaaaagagaaggACACAAATTATCAGACGAAGAAGAACAACAACTAATCTTAGacaatcaaatatataataatataagtaaTGATATTTTAGAAAGATTAATAAAAAgagaagatgatgaagaacaggtttttaataaaaggtttcaattatatatagaaagtgaagaaaaaattaattctctatttaaaaatatttataaaaatgttgatGGAGAAAAATTGATAAATGACATATTTGATCAAATATGCGTCATAATAGATAACAACcccaattaa